The proteins below are encoded in one region of Triticum aestivum cultivar Chinese Spring chromosome 1B, IWGSC CS RefSeq v2.1, whole genome shotgun sequence:
- the LOC123096154 gene encoding O-methyltransferase ZRP4: MALTGQSTDDQAVLDAEHELWTTTFSYIKSMALKSALDLGLADAIHHHGGAATLPQILSRVTVHPSKVPCLRRLMRTLTVSGVFSIVQQQGVVVPAAPVNNGTCNGTVAAEPLYALTPVSRLLAGSQNSASIMAFVLSPVLVAPFLGIGAWFKHALPDPCLFEQAHSEALWEMSEHDAPLDALINNAMVSDSRFIMDIAVRESGDVFRGISSLVDVGGGLGAAAQVISEAFPHMECSVLELEHVVSKAPAGTSVKYVAGDMFESVPPADAVFLKSVLHDWDDEKCVKILKICRKAIPPREAGGKVIIIDIVVGADKKHGEVHALLDLYIMFINGVERDEQEWSKIFLEAGFSDYKIIPVLGFRSIIEVYP; this comes from the exons ATGGCGCTCACCGGCCAGAGCACCGACGACCAGGCCGTGCTGGACGCCGAGCACGAGCTCTGGACAACCACATTCTCCTACATCAAGTCTATGGCGCTCAAGTCCGCCCTGGACCTTGGCCTCGCCGACGCCATCCACCACCACGGCGGCGCCGCCACCCTCCCCCAGATACTGTCCAGGGTTACGGTGCACCCGTCCAAGGTCCCCTGCCTGCGCCGCCTCATGCGCACGCTCACCGTCTCGGGCGTCTTCAGCATCGTCCAGCAGCAGGGCGTCGTCGTCCCGGCTGCCCCCGTGAACAACGGCACCTGCAACGgcaccgtcgccgccgagcccttgTATGCCCTCACGCCGGTgtcccgcctcctcgccggctcgcAAAACTCGGCCTCCATCATGGCATTTGTGCTTAGCCCCGTCCTGGTCGCTCCATTCCTCGGGATCGGTGCGTGGTTCAAGCACGCGCTGCCTGACCCCTGCCTCTTCGAGCAGGCACACAGCGAGGCGCTGTGGGAGATGTCCGAGCACGATGCGCCATTGGACGCGCTGATCAACAACGCCATGGTCTCGGACAGCCGCTTCATCATGGACATCGCCGTCAGGGAGAGCGGCGACGTTTTCCGGGGGATAAGCTCCCTGGTCGACGTCGGCGGTGGCCTCGGCGCGGCGGCCCAGGTCATCTCGGAGGCGTTCCCGCACATGGAGTGCAGCGTGTTGGAGCTCGAGCACGTCGTCAGCAAGGCGCCCGCCGGCACCAGCGTCAAGTACGTCGCCGGCGACATGTTCGAGAGCGTTCCACCCGCAGACGCCGTCTTCCTCAAG TCGGTTCTTCATGACTGGGACGACGAGAAGTGTGTCAAAATACTGAAGATTTGTAGAAAGGCCATTCCTCCAAGAGAGGCGGGAGGGAAGGTGATAATCATCGATATAGTGGTCGGAGCAGACAAGAAGCACGGGGAGGTGCATGCCTTGCTCGATCTGTACATCATGTTCATCAATGGCGTTGAGCGAGATGAGCAAGAGTGGAGCAAGATCTTCCTGGAAGCTGGGTTTAGCGACTACAAGATTATACCGGTTCTAGGGTTCCGGTCGATCATCGAGGTCTATCCGTGA
- the LOC123096163 gene encoding acetylserotonin O-methyltransferase 1, whose product MSPTQIKNSSQDLLQAQVDLWHHALGFVKSMALKCAMELQIPNTIQHHGGAMTPSELAAKIGLHQSKLPRLRRLMRVLTVSGIFAVHESTTADKEAVYVLTPTTCLLVSDEVKSNLFPILSLMLDSTVLVPFFGMNSWFLDEHSTSLFKKAHGLTFWEMADKNDSYNQSINNAMVSDSNFLMDIILRECGDVFLGINSLIDVAGGHGGAASAIAKAFPQMKCTVLDLPHVIEEAPTDGHVSFISGDMFKYIPPADALFLKWVFHDWGDEDCVKILKKCKEAIPPRDAGGKVIIVDMVVGSGPNETVTRETQVFFDLFIMFLEGIEREEFEWNKIFMDAGFSGYKIVTVLGVRSVIELYP is encoded by the exons ATGTCACCCACTCAAATCAAGAATAGCTCTCAGGATCTGCTCCAGGCTCAAGTTGACCTTTGGCACCATGCATTGGGATTTGTCAAGTCCATGGCACTCAAATGTGCAATGGAACTGCAAATCCCTAACACCATCCAACACCATGGTGGGGCTATGACCCCTTCTGAGTTGGCCGCGAAGATCGGGCTCCATCAATCTAAGCTTCCCCGCTTACGACGGCTCATGCGAGTGCTCACTGTATCAGGCATCTTTGCTGTCCATGAATCCACCACGGCAGACAAGGAAGCTGTTTATGTGCTTACCCCAACCACTTGCCTCCTCGTTAGCGATGAAGTTAAATCGAATTTATTTCCTATTCTGTCGTTGATGCTTGATTCAACTGTTCTTGTCCCCTTTTTTGGCATGAACTCATGGTTCCTAGATGAGCACTCTACATCCTTGTTCAAAAAGGCTCACGGCCTTACCTTCTGGGAGATGGCTGACAAGAATGATTCTTACAACCAGTCAATCAACAATGCGATGGTTTCTGATAGTAACTTTCTCATGGATATCATCTTGAGGGAGTGTGGTGATGTATTTCTTGGTATAAACTCGCTTATTGATGTCGCTGGGGGCCATGGTGGAGCTGCCAGTGCAATTGCGAAGGCATTCCCGCAAATGAAATGCACGGTCTTGGATCTCCCTCATGTGATTGAAGAAGCTCCTACTGACGGCCATGTGTCATTTATTTCTGGCGATATGTTCAAGTACATTCCACCAGCGGATGCTCTTTTCCTAAAG TGGGTTTTCCATGATTGGGGCGATGAAGACTGTGTCAAGATACTCAAAAAATGCAAGGAAGCCATACCTCCCAGAGATGCTGGTGGGAAGGTGATAATCGTAGATATGGTGGTTGGATCTGGGCCAAATGAGACTGTTACAAGAGAGACACAGGTTTTCTTTGATCTGTTTATCATGTTTCTTGAGGGCATCGAGCGAGAGGAATTTGAGTGGAATAAGATATTCATGGACGCCGGGTTCAGCGGGTACAAGATTGTAACGGTGCTGGGCGTTAGATCTGTTATTGAGCTCTATCCTTGA